The following is a genomic window from Akkermansiaceae bacterium.
GGGAGGATTGTTCGATGATTCAATTTACGCAGACGAAAGCTCAATTTATGGGCGCGTTGGTGTGTGGGGTAAACCGCATTGGGCCGCTAATACGTTCCTATGGATAACTGAACCAAGGTGGCAATCAAAAATTTGGCATACTACTGAATATGATATAAGATGCAGAGGTGGGAAACCTATTGTGAGTATTCGGTTGAGTGGATCAGAGTTCCCCTCGCATAGAGCTTGGGCTAACGGGAAATTGATTGATACAAGAGTTCAAGGACCATTCATATCTTTATTTGAATTGGAAGAACCACCGATGGGTGGGTTTAATCCTCATGTAGGTTCATCCTTCAATTTTTAAATTGATTACCATTATGAAGTTAGTTTATTACACAATTATACTGGTCGGCTGTTCTCTGGTTTTTGTTCCATCGTGCAAGGAAAAAAATCATGATGGAGTGGATATCAACAGAGCGAAAGAAAACCAAAGTGAATCATTGCAAAATGCTCGGCGCGCCGCCCTGAAAAAAATAAAAATTGATGAGAGTAATCTAAAAGGTCTAATTTTTTACGATAGTATATCATATTCATCGAAGAGGAAAGGAAATCCGAAATATATAATCAAGTTTTTGATACGGAAAAGCGTAGTTCTGATTGCCTATTATGATTTGGCAAAAGGTTTTGAGGATGGTTACTACGTTATTAGAGAGGTTGATTCTATCGAGAAAGATGTTGATGGCAACCCTACAGGTTATGGCTATGGATTACAGGAAGAAGTGAATGCTGGAATTTTTGGTGAAGTTTTGATAGACCCAATGCGCTTAGAAAACGTGGGGTCATTTAAAACTTTCAAAAAGAGAGGGGTAGTGTTGGGTTTGAAGGACTTGCCGAAAGTATAGAGAGAACAACCATAGTTTCAGCCAACAGAGAGGGGTCAGTTGGCATGAAAGGCGGTAGCGAAGAAGCCCGATAGCTGCGATAATGGTAGTGAAGGCTAACAATCCCTTCGCGACCAAAGCCATGAACCAACAAAACTACTACAGCATGGGCATTGACGCGCATAAGCGTTTTTGCCAAGTCCACGTCCTTGACCCGCACGGAGAAACCGTCTGGAAGGGACGCATCAACAACGAAGACTACGGAACATTCACCGATATTGTTAGAGGTCTTGACCTGCCCTGCAAGGCGGTGTTCGAGAGTTCGACGAACTGGCACGTCCTCTACGATTTACTCGGAGCCATCGAGGGCGTGGAAGAGGTAATGACCGCTTACAGCGATGTGGATTTACGTAGATAGAAAAACCTGGTTACCTGGTGGGTAGGCTGCTCCGGCAGCGTATTGCGGCGGACTCCTCCTTTGTTCAGCTCAACGCTTCAGCACACCTAAGGGCTTGCACGTTGGCGGGGACGTTGTGGACGCGGTGGAGCTTGATGCCGGCTTGATAGGCTAAGGCGGTGATCGTGGCGGTGGCGGTGTCGCGTTTTCCGGGATTGTCTTCGCCGGTGATGGTGCCGATGAAGGACTTGCGGGAAACTCCTAACAAGACAGGACGTTCTTGCTGAAGGTCGCCGAGGTGGCGGAGGAGTTCGAGGTTGTGATCCAGGGTCTTGCCGAAGCCGATACCGGGGTCGAAGCAGATGTAATCGGGGTCGATACCTTGTGATGTTAGAAAAGTCAGGCGTTCTTTAAAAAACGACTGCACAGCGGCCACAACGCCGCCTTTATCCTCATAATGAGGATTTTTCTGCATGGTGCGTGGCTCGCCCAGCATATGCATGATGCAGATGCCGACACCTGATTCGGCGCAAAGCGGGATCATCGCCTGGTCGCGTAAACCGGTGACATCGTTGACGATGTCGGCCCCAGCGTCGATGGCGGCGGCGGCGACTTCAGCTTTAGAAGTATCGATGGAAATCAGGACATCGGATGCGTTCCTGAGGGATCTGACCAGAGGCACCGTCCTTTTTATCTCTTGCTGGGCGGAAATTGTTTGGGCTCCGGGCCGGGTGGATTCACCTCCGATATCGATGATCCGGGCGCCATCCGCCACCATCTGGAGGGCGTGGTTCAGCGCCGCATTCCCTTGTGCATGCTTGCCTCCATCGGAAAACGAGTCGGGTGTGGCGTTCAGAATACCCATGACCACCCCCTCCTGGGTGAGATCGATCGAGTGGCGTCGTGTTTTCCAGATCATAATCTGATGGCTTGAAAAATGGGGATACGCAGGTAGAATCCACGGACACACCCATGAACACAACACTTAAAAACCTCATCCCGGGAACCATATCGAGGGTCGCCCTGGTAGTGATGGCACTTCCGCTGCTCGTCCCGGCGGCGCATTTGCACGCGCAGGCGCCTGAGAACCATGATACCCCGGATACTGCCAAAAACGTGCGTATCATGCGTAACGAGGACGGGTCCTACACCGAATTCCGCCGTAGTGCGGATGAACGCGTGATCGAGCGCCGCACTTATGGCGACCGGCCAGGCGGCAGTGGTGATCGCGTGCTGCGTATGAGTATCATTTACCGCAAAGACGTGTATGGAAAACTCCGCAGCGGGATTGTGTATGATGGCTCCGGGAAAAAACTCTACCGGGTGGTCTACGGATACCACAAGGATACAGGCGTGCTTGTTGCCGAGGACATGTTTGATGCGCGTGTCAAACGCACCACGACCATGACGGACCCCAAAACGGGACAGCCCTATGAAAAAGAATACCCGGTCAGATATCTCAGGCACCGGTATGATGCCCAGGGGCGACAACTAAAGCCGTTGGTTTACTGTATTCCCGAGGGTAAGTTGGCCGAGGATCTTTTTGGCAAAGAGGGATCGACCCATGCCGATCCCTGGGCCGAGAAAACAGGCCGGACGATCAACCCGAACGCACGGCCTACTCGTTAGACCGTTAGACAACCTGGATTACGAGTTCTCCGGTTCGCGTTTCTTCAGGTAGTCAGGGAACTCCTTGTTCAGGGTATCGAGGTAATACCTGGCCTCCTCCGCATCGCCTTTCTTCAGAAGGGCGTTGTAGGATTTGAAAAGAGCCTCCGGGCGTAGCTCCTTGTCGTCGATAAAGAGCTGGACCACCACCACATAATAAGCGGCTGCGGCTGCGTAGTCTTTATTGTTGTAGGAAATATCGCCAAGGATCATACGGAGATCGGCGTTAACGCGGCCTTTGGGCCTGAGTTGCAGGCCTTCCTCGGCACACTTTTTGGCCTCGTCGAGTTTTTCAAGGCCGAGATAGGCCTCGGAGCGGTCCAACAATGTTTCCGCCTTCCAGAATGGCTGTTCGACGACATCGAGGTAATTCTTGGTAGCCTCGAGTGCCTCCTTGTATTTCCCGGTTTCCACACATGCCTTGCCAAGCATTTTCCAGAACGTCTGGGGTGTCTCGCGGGGCTCTTGCAAGGTCACACCAAGGGTCAGGTACCGCTGGCATTCCTCCATCTCGCCGGCATTAAAACACTGCACTCCGAGCCATCTGAAAATAGGGGCGGGTATGTTGTTTTCCTTTTCCATCTTGCGGATGGAATCAATCGCCTTTTGCAAGCGATCCTTGTCCTTCATGGAATAGGCGCTGTAAACAATGAGCATCCCGCTATTGAATCCGTACTTGGCGGGATCCAAGGTGCTGGCCGCTTCCAGACCGGGAATGGCATCGGCGTATTTTTTCAACTGGTAGTTCCCCCAGCCGATCCAATAGCGTGCATTGGCGACGGTGTCCTTCTTCAAGTCAGGAAAGCCATCTAACATCGCCTCGTAACGTCGGATCATATCGTTGTAGTCCTGGTCGTCTTTCCTGATACGCGCGCTGTTCTGCCAGGCCAGGGCCGCCAGCTTATCCTTGGGGAAACGCTGGATCAGCAAGTCAAAGTCCTTGAGCGCAGACACCCGGTCGCCGAGCGACAAATAGGACTTCCCCCGTCGCGCAATGACACTCGGAGCGCGTTCATCCTCGGGGTAATTTTCCAGAAAATGGGTGAAGCTGCGGACGGCACCATTGTGATCACCGGACATCGATA
Proteins encoded in this region:
- the folP gene encoding dihydropteroate synthase; the encoded protein is MIWKTRRHSIDLTQEGVVMGILNATPDSFSDGGKHAQGNAALNHALQMVADGARIIDIGGESTRPGAQTISAQQEIKRTVPLVRSLRNASDVLISIDTSKAEVAAAAIDAGADIVNDVTGLRDQAMIPLCAESGVGICIMHMLGEPRTMQKNPHYEDKGGVVAAVQSFFKERLTFLTSQGIDPDYICFDPGIGFGKTLDHNLELLRHLGDLQQERPVLLGVSRKSFIGTITGEDNPGKRDTATATITALAYQAGIKLHRVHNVPANVQALRCAEALS